From the Halalkalicoccus sp. CGA53 genome, one window contains:
- a CDS encoding ABC transporter ATP-binding protein: protein MALLSVSDLDAGYGDLQILDGVDLDVGDGEYVAIVGPNGAGKSTVMKSVFGLTTYMGGSIRFDEEEIHGLRPEEIITKGIGYVPQNDNVFPSLSVRENLEMGAYIRDEVPKENLEAIYDRFPILEERSKQKAGTMSGGQQQMLAMGRALMLDPDLLMLDEPSAGLAPDLVAATFNRVDEINEDGTAILIVEQNAKEALRRCDRAYVLVQGGNRYEDTGEALLADEQVRRDFLGG, encoded by the coding sequence ATGGCGCTGCTGTCGGTCTCCGATCTCGACGCCGGTTACGGCGACCTCCAGATCCTGGACGGCGTCGACCTCGACGTCGGCGACGGCGAGTACGTCGCCATCGTCGGGCCGAACGGCGCGGGGAAGTCGACGGTGATGAAGTCGGTCTTCGGACTGACGACGTACATGGGCGGGTCGATCCGGTTCGACGAGGAGGAGATCCACGGGCTGCGCCCGGAGGAGATCATCACGAAGGGGATCGGCTACGTCCCCCAGAACGACAACGTCTTCCCCTCGCTGTCGGTTCGGGAGAACCTCGAGATGGGTGCGTACATCAGGGACGAGGTACCAAAAGAGAACTTGGAGGCGATCTACGACCGCTTCCCGATCCTCGAGGAGCGCTCGAAGCAGAAGGCGGGGACGATGAGCGGCGGCCAGCAGCAGATGCTCGCGATGGGGCGGGCGCTGATGCTCGATCCCGACCTGCTGATGCTCGACGAGCCCTCGGCGGGGCTCGCGCCGGACCTCGTCGCCGCCACGTTCAACCGCGTCGACGAGATCAACGAGGACGGCACCGCGATCCTGATCGTCGAACAGAACGCGAAGGAGGCGCTCAGACGCTGTGACCGGGCGTACGTGCTCGTACAGGGCGGCAACCGCTACGAGGACACCGGCGAGGCGCTGCTCGCGGACGAACAGGTCAGACGCGACTTCCTCGGCGGCTGA
- a CDS encoding cytochrome P450, with translation MTTTPDDGSGNGGTRGTGRLPPGPDGLPVLGNTLSLARDPIGFFDRMAAYGDVVRYELAGQPFTMVLHPTYVERLLVTDSDSLRKFRFEEFGFGSGNDAFAPEGVLFSEGEQWRAQRTALQAAFTPDRIERYGETMVATAAEHAAGWPRDEGVAIDRRFSELTLDILARTLFDLDLDGRGEAITDVARALNERADTRNLSAFLPSWVPTPSQRRYDRAMGAFDELVDELIAGRRGDEDLDRRDDLLSLLLARAGPEGYRHSQTELRDQLLTFLFAGHETTSLALTYTTLLLSRHPTVHDRLHAEWDELLGGDDPTPADLSALAYTDRVVRESLRLYPPAFAVFRTALEDLTLDGYLLPAGTNVTIPQFRIHRDPRFYDDPERFRPDRWTDGFEEGEVRSTAGGASGEGTDSRAGRPEYAYFPFGGGPRHCIGMRFAMTELTLVLPTILRRVEVDPLSDPEPDLAPGATLQPADDVRVRIQERGG, from the coding sequence ATGACGACCACACCCGACGACGGATCCGGGAACGGGGGGACGAGAGGGACGGGGAGGCTGCCACCCGGACCCGACGGCCTGCCGGTCCTGGGGAACACGCTCTCGCTCGCCCGGGACCCGATCGGCTTCTTCGACCGGATGGCCGCCTACGGCGACGTCGTCCGGTACGAGCTCGCCGGGCAGCCGTTCACGATGGTGCTCCACCCCACGTACGTCGAGCGGCTGCTGGTGACCGACTCGGACTCCCTCCGGAAGTTCCGGTTCGAGGAGTTCGGCTTCGGCTCCGGCAACGACGCGTTCGCGCCCGAGGGCGTGCTCTTCAGCGAGGGCGAGCAGTGGCGTGCCCAGCGGACGGCCCTCCAGGCGGCGTTCACGCCCGACCGGATCGAGCGCTACGGCGAGACGATGGTCGCGACGGCCGCCGAACACGCCGCCGGCTGGCCGAGGGACGAGGGGGTCGCGATCGACCGGCGGTTCTCGGAGCTGACGCTCGATATCCTCGCCCGGACGCTGTTCGACCTCGACCTCGACGGTCGGGGGGAGGCGATCACCGACGTCGCCCGGGCGCTGAACGAGCGGGCGGACACGCGGAACCTCTCGGCGTTCCTCCCGTCGTGGGTGCCGACGCCGAGCCAGCGTCGGTACGACCGGGCGATGGGCGCCTTCGACGAGCTCGTCGACGAACTGATCGCGGGACGCCGTGGGGACGAGGACCTCGACCGACGGGACGACCTGCTCTCGTTGCTGCTCGCCCGGGCGGGGCCGGAGGGCTACCGCCACTCGCAAACCGAACTCCGCGACCAGCTCCTGACGTTCCTGTTCGCCGGCCACGAGACGACCTCGCTTGCGCTCACCTACACGACGCTCCTGCTCTCGCGACACCCCACCGTCCACGACCGACTCCACGCCGAGTGGGACGAGCTCCTCGGCGGCGACGATCCGACGCCCGCGGACCTGTCGGCGCTCGCGTACACCGACCGCGTCGTCCGGGAGTCACTGCGGCTCTACCCGCCGGCGTTCGCCGTCTTCCGCACCGCCCTCGAGGACCTGACGCTCGACGGCTACCTGCTCCCCGCGGGGACGAACGTCACGATCCCGCAGTTCCGGATCCACCGCGATCCCCGGTTCTACGACGACCCCGAGCGGTTCCGGCCCGACCGCTGGACCGACGGCTTCGAGGAGGGTGAGGTGCGGAGCACCGCCGGCGGGGCGAGCGGGGAGGGGACCGACTCGCGAGCCGGGCGTCCCGAGTACGCGTACTTCCCGTTCGGCGGCGGTCCCCGCCACTGCATCGGGATGCGTTTCGCGATGACGGAGTTGACCCTCGTGTTACCGACGATTCTCCGACGGGTCGAGGTCGATCCGCTCTCCGATCCGGAGCCCGACCTCGCGCCGGGTGCGACGCTCCAGCCGGCCGACGACGTGCGGGTTCGGATACAGGAACGCGGGGGGTGA
- a CDS encoding acc operon protein codes for MATSRSEELTTLAEGLSIPPDADPEEAAAIAAAIGSHLRALEAGTEGEEPTWQGERWTFAGRIDAMQNRQVRVPTGAPTDAWSAAARTDRF; via the coding sequence ATGGCAACATCCCGCTCTGAGGAGCTCACTACCCTCGCCGAGGGTCTCTCGATCCCGCCGGACGCCGATCCCGAGGAGGCAGCGGCCATCGCCGCGGCGATCGGCAGTCACCTCCGAGCGCTGGAGGCCGGTACGGAGGGCGAGGAACCGACCTGGCAGGGCGAGCGATGGACGTTCGCCGGCCGGATCGACGCGATGCAGAACCGGCAGGTCCGGGTGCCGACGGGCGCGCCGACCGACGCGTGGAGCGCCGCCGCCAGAACCGATCGGTTCTGA
- a CDS encoding ABC transporter substrate-binding protein, translating into MRRTLNRRRVLTGIGGATLLGMAGCLDDDDDDPADDTDDDADDTDDPADDTDDDVDDDTDDTDDADTDRDLMVGVLQPTTGDLGDLGGPIRDAAVLPGIQLEDAGIGFGIDIQDEDTQTDPEAGISAAEALVDGGYPAITGAASSGVTIPVAENVAVPNEVVMCSPASTAPAITDLDDDGFVFRTAPSDALQGEVMAELASEDRGYESASTFFLNNDYGQQLSDSFVEAFEELGGEVTTTVAFEPEQPSYSSLLQEALDDEPDVMIVIGYPDSGEQIFRDYYADFDGEETIMVTDGLRDGNLPANVDNPMENVIGTAPLAAGPEEDFFADLYEEEYGSAPGVFNAQAYDATAVLLLANVAAGDNDGAAIRDAIPDVANPNGEEVGPSNLDEAIEMVANGEEVNYQGASSSVDFDENGDMVAVTYEIFEFSEEGVETLEEIDFEAE; encoded by the coding sequence ATGAGACGAACACTCAACCGACGAAGGGTACTGACCGGGATCGGCGGCGCGACGTTGCTCGGTATGGCGGGTTGTCTCGACGACGATGACGACGACCCGGCCGACGACACCGACGACGACGCGGACGATACGGACGACCCGGCCGACGACACCGACGACGACGTCGACGACGACACGGACGATACGGACGACGCGGACACCGACCGCGACCTGATGGTCGGCGTGCTCCAGCCGACGACCGGCGACCTCGGCGACCTCGGTGGGCCGATCCGTGACGCGGCGGTGCTCCCGGGGATCCAGCTCGAGGACGCGGGCATCGGCTTCGGGATCGACATCCAGGACGAGGACACACAGACCGACCCGGAGGCGGGGATCAGCGCGGCCGAGGCGCTCGTCGACGGCGGTTACCCGGCGATCACGGGGGCTGCCTCATCCGGCGTGACGATCCCGGTAGCGGAGAACGTCGCGGTGCCGAACGAGGTGGTGATGTGCTCGCCTGCCTCGACCGCGCCGGCGATCACCGACCTCGACGACGACGGCTTCGTCTTCCGGACCGCCCCGAGCGACGCGCTCCAGGGCGAGGTGATGGCCGAACTCGCCTCCGAAGACCGCGGTTACGAGAGCGCCTCGACGTTCTTCCTCAACAACGACTACGGCCAGCAGCTCTCGGACTCGTTCGTCGAGGCGTTCGAAGAACTCGGCGGCGAGGTGACCACGACCGTCGCGTTCGAGCCCGAACAGCCGTCGTACTCCTCGCTGTTGCAGGAGGCGCTCGACGACGAGCCCGACGTGATGATCGTCATCGGCTACCCCGACAGCGGCGAGCAGATCTTCCGGGACTACTACGCCGACTTCGACGGAGAGGAGACGATCATGGTCACCGACGGCCTGCGCGACGGCAACCTCCCGGCGAACGTCGACAACCCGATGGAGAACGTCATCGGGACGGCGCCGCTCGCGGCCGGCCCCGAGGAGGATTTCTTCGCCGACCTCTACGAAGAGGAGTACGGAAGCGCTCCGGGCGTGTTCAACGCACAGGCGTACGACGCGACGGCGGTGTTGCTGCTGGCGAACGTCGCCGCCGGCGACAACGACGGCGCGGCGATCCGCGACGCGATCCCCGACGTGGCCAACCCCAACGGCGAGGAGGTCGGTCCCTCGAACCTCGACGAGGCGATCGAGATGGTCGCCAACGGTGAGGAGGTCAACTACCAGGGCGCGTCCAGTTCGGTCGACTTCGACGAGAACGGTGACATGGTCGCGGTGACCTACGAGATCTTCGAGTTCAGCGAGGAGGGCGTCGAGACGCTCGAGGAGATCGACTTCGAGGCGGAGTAG
- a CDS encoding acyl-CoA carboxylase subunit beta: MTVEKRIEELRARKREAELGGGEERIASQHEKGKLTARERIDYFLDDGTFEEFDKLRTHRSHNFGMEERQIPGDGVVTGYGEVDGRTVFVFAHDFTVFGGSLGEVFAEKICKAMDQAMEVGAPIVGLNDSAGARIQEGVESLAGFAEIFHRNQRASGVVPQISAIMGPCAGGAVYSPSITDFVFMVNETSHMFITGPEVIKTVTGEEVTFAELGGATTHSTETGVAHFADPDEESVLDDIRYLLSYLPQNNVEDPPRVEPWDDPDRECEELENVVPAEPRKPYDIVDVIDGVADEDSFFEVAENYAANIVTGFARLDGHSVGVVANQPRVNAGTLDVEASMKGSRFIRFCDSFNIPILTFVDVPGYMPGTDQEHRGIIKHGAKLLYAYSEATVPLLTVITRKAYGGAYCVMASKHIGADVNYTWPTAEIAVMGPQGAVNILYRKQLEAADDTEARRDELIEEYRDEFANPYTAADRGFVDDVIEPRETRKRLIADLTMLRSKREHAPEKKHGNIPL; this comes from the coding sequence GTGACCGTCGAGAAACGGATCGAGGAGCTACGGGCGAGAAAGCGCGAGGCGGAGCTCGGCGGGGGCGAGGAGCGGATCGCCTCCCAGCACGAGAAGGGGAAGTTGACCGCCAGAGAGCGCATCGACTACTTCCTCGACGACGGCACCTTCGAGGAGTTCGACAAGCTCCGGACCCACCGCTCGCACAACTTCGGGATGGAGGAGCGACAGATCCCCGGCGACGGCGTCGTCACCGGCTACGGCGAGGTCGATGGAAGAACGGTCTTCGTCTTCGCCCACGACTTCACCGTCTTCGGCGGCAGCCTGGGCGAGGTGTTCGCAGAGAAGATCTGTAAGGCGATGGACCAGGCGATGGAGGTCGGCGCGCCGATCGTCGGGCTCAACGACTCCGCAGGCGCACGCATCCAGGAGGGCGTCGAGAGCCTGGCGGGCTTCGCCGAGATCTTCCACAGAAACCAGCGCGCCAGCGGCGTCGTCCCCCAGATATCGGCGATCATGGGTCCGTGTGCCGGCGGCGCGGTCTACTCCCCCTCGATCACCGACTTCGTCTTCATGGTGAACGAGACGAGCCACATGTTCATCACCGGCCCAGAGGTGATCAAGACCGTCACAGGCGAGGAGGTCACCTTCGCCGAACTCGGCGGCGCGACGACGCACAGCACCGAGACGGGGGTCGCACACTTCGCCGATCCCGACGAGGAGTCGGTGCTCGACGACATCAGGTATCTCCTGTCCTATCTCCCGCAGAACAACGTCGAGGACCCGCCGAGGGTCGAGCCGTGGGACGACCCCGACCGCGAGTGCGAGGAGCTGGAGAACGTGGTCCCCGCCGAGCCACGAAAACCGTACGACATCGTCGACGTGATCGACGGCGTGGCCGACGAGGACTCCTTCTTCGAGGTCGCGGAGAACTACGCGGCGAACATCGTCACCGGCTTCGCCCGGCTGGACGGCCACTCGGTGGGTGTGGTCGCGAACCAGCCCCGGGTGAACGCGGGCACGCTCGACGTCGAGGCGAGCATGAAGGGCTCGCGGTTCATCCGGTTCTGTGACTCGTTCAACATCCCGATCCTCACGTTCGTCGACGTGCCGGGCTACATGCCCGGCACCGACCAGGAACACCGGGGGATCATCAAACACGGGGCGAAGCTGCTCTACGCCTACTCCGAGGCGACCGTCCCACTCCTGACGGTGATCACCCGCAAAGCCTACGGCGGGGCCTACTGCGTGATGGCGTCGAAACACATCGGCGCGGACGTCAACTACACCTGGCCGACCGCCGAGATCGCGGTGATGGGCCCACAGGGCGCGGTGAACATCCTCTACCGCAAACAGCTCGAAGCGGCGGACGACACCGAGGCCCGCCGCGACGAACTGATCGAGGAGTACCGAGACGAGTTCGCGAACCCCTACACCGCCGCCGACCGGGGGTTCGTCGACGACGTGATCGAGCCGCGAGAGACCAGAAAACGGCTGATCGCGGACCTGACGATGCTCCGATCGAAGCGCGAACACGCCCCGGAGAAGAAACATGGCAACATCCCGCTCTGA